A genomic stretch from Rhodothermales bacterium includes:
- a CDS encoding DUF4397 domain-containing protein translates to MNIVTRSKKLSAPGRFLLLCLALILAAPSVLAQTARVQVVHNSPYAAAGVVDVYINDVLTLDDFVFRSATPFVDLPAGVAVKIDITGATAADNSSPVFTKTIDAPGLAADETYLVVAAGDPLAGAGNPAFDLFIYTPAREAAATAGNVELLVFHGAPDAPTVDVSARGAGILVDDISFGGFAGYLSVPPASYAIDIELADNSAVAASYVADLSGAANAAIAVLASGFLAPADSTDPAFGLLAVFADGTTALLPANVPAGASLSLIDAATDEPIAGFDPIVDGAMLDLNALPLGLNVRANLTGDAGSVQFDLNDLVAIRVENDAPYALFGDVDGNFAGGRLPVGSHTLTAKAFAEANAGGMMLEMATVSFTVVSSDNAVTGFVLVDAETDMDLVHLMPGDTLDVAALPAKVNLRADVSDGVESVWFKIDSIGYSRLENVAPFALFGDLGGDYLNGAFPVGDHTLVATPYDQKRAGGTAGTALSASFVVIDSAGKVGRSAGISGHSEEAFDEVALADEAIDAVPTEFALEANYPNPFNPVTTIAFALPEAGQVRLAVYDMLGRQVRVLVDQAMAAGRAEVSFDAAGLPTGSYLYRIESPSGSQVRTMLLIK, encoded by the coding sequence ATGAACATTGTAACTCGCTCTAAAAAGCTCAGCGCACCAGGCAGGTTCCTCCTGCTCTGCCTGGCTCTCATCCTGGCCGCCCCATCTGTTCTCGCGCAGACGGCCCGCGTACAGGTCGTGCACAACTCGCCCTACGCCGCCGCCGGCGTCGTCGACGTCTACATCAACGATGTGCTGACCCTCGACGACTTCGTCTTCCGTTCCGCCACGCCGTTTGTCGACCTCCCTGCCGGCGTCGCCGTCAAGATCGACATCACCGGCGCAACCGCCGCGGATAACAGCAGCCCGGTGTTCACCAAAACCATCGATGCCCCGGGCCTCGCCGCCGATGAGACCTACCTCGTCGTCGCCGCCGGCGATCCGCTGGCGGGCGCCGGCAACCCGGCGTTCGACCTCTTCATCTACACCCCCGCCCGTGAGGCCGCCGCCACCGCCGGCAATGTCGAACTCCTCGTCTTCCACGGCGCCCCCGACGCCCCGACGGTCGACGTCTCCGCACGCGGCGCCGGCATCCTGGTGGACGACATCAGCTTCGGCGGATTCGCCGGCTACCTGTCCGTCCCGCCGGCCTCCTACGCGATCGACATCGAACTAGCCGACAACAGCGCCGTCGCCGCTTCCTACGTGGCCGACCTCTCCGGCGCCGCTAATGCCGCCATTGCGGTCCTTGCCTCCGGCTTCCTCGCCCCGGCCGACAGCACCGACCCGGCCTTTGGCCTCCTCGCCGTCTTCGCCGACGGCACCACGGCCCTGCTGCCGGCCAACGTACCCGCCGGCGCCAGCCTGTCACTGATCGACGCGGCGACGGACGAGCCGATAGCGGGATTCGACCCCATCGTCGACGGCGCGATGCTCGACCTGAACGCGCTGCCCCTGGGCTTGAACGTGCGTGCCAACCTGACCGGCGATGCCGGCAGCGTGCAGTTCGACCTGAATGACCTCGTGGCGATCCGCGTTGAAAACGACGCGCCCTACGCCCTCTTCGGCGATGTCGACGGTAATTTTGCCGGCGGGCGGCTGCCCGTGGGATCGCATACGCTGACGGCGAAAGCGTTTGCCGAGGCCAACGCCGGCGGGATGATGCTGGAGATGGCCACCGTCTCCTTCACGGTCGTCAGTAGCGATAACGCGGTAACCGGGTTTGTGCTGGTCGATGCCGAAACCGATATGGATCTCGTCCATCTCATGCCTGGCGACACCCTGGATGTCGCCGCGCTACCCGCGAAGGTCAACCTCCGGGCTGACGTGAGCGATGGGGTCGAAAGCGTCTGGTTCAAGATCGATTCGATCGGCTACAGCCGGCTCGAGAACGTCGCGCCATTCGCCCTGTTTGGCGACCTTGGCGGCGACTACTTGAACGGGGCCTTCCCGGTCGGCGATCATACCCTGGTGGCCACGCCGTACGACCAGAAGCGTGCCGGCGGCACCGCGGGCACGGCCCTGAGCGCCTCGTTTGTCGTGATCGACTCGGCCGGCAAGGTGGGCCGCTCGGCCGGTATCTCCGGGCACAGCGAAGAAGCCTTCGATGAGGTCGCCCTCGCCGACGAAGCCATCGACGCCGTCCCGACGGAGTTTGCCCTCGAGGCCAACTACCCGAACCCGTTTAACCCCGTGACAACCATCGCATTCGCGCTTCCCGAAGCCGGGCAGGTTCGCCTTGCTGTGTACGACATGCTGGGCCGCCAGGTGCGCGTACTCGTGGACCAGGCGATGGCCGCCGGCCGCGCGGAGGTCAGCTTCGATGCCGCTGGCCTGCCCACGGGTAGCTACCTGTACCGGATCGAAAGTCCGAGCGGATCGCAGGTGCGCACGATGCTCCTGATCAAATAA